In one window of Temnothorax longispinosus isolate EJ_2023e chromosome 9, Tlon_JGU_v1, whole genome shotgun sequence DNA:
- the Snx3 gene encoding sorting nexin-12 isoform X2, whose product MADTTVDATRRLNVKKQTLDDAYAAPANFLEIDVINPITHGVGKKRYTDYEVRMRTNLPVFKVKDSTVRRRYSDFEWLRNELERDSKIVVPPLPGKAWKRQMPFRGDDGIFEEDFIEDRRKGLEVFVNKLVYIYFYHLREI is encoded by the exons ATGGCGGACACGACCGTAGATGCAACGCGACGCTTAAATGTGAAAAAACAAACGCTGGACGACGCTTATGCGGCGCCTGCGAATTTCCTTGAAATCGACGTGATTAATCCGATCACACACGGCGTCGGCAAGAAACGATATACCGATTATGAAGTTCGTATGAGG acaaACTTACCGGTCTTTAAAGTAAAGGACTCGACAGTAAGAAGACGATACAGTGATTTTGAATGGCTGAGAAATGAATTGGAAAGAGATAGCAAG ATTGTGGTACCACCTTTACCAGGGAAAGCATGGAAACGTCAAATGCCTTTTCGTGGGGACGACGGAATATTTGAAGAAGATTTTATCGAAGATCGAAGAAAAGGCTTGGAGGTTTTCGTTAACAA GctcgtttatatttatttctatcatttGAGAGAAATATAG
- the Snx3 gene encoding sorting nexin-12 isoform X1, which yields MADTTVDATRRLNVKKQTLDDAYAAPANFLEIDVINPITHGVGKKRYTDYEVRMRTNLPVFKVKDSTVRRRYSDFEWLRNELERDSKIVVPPLPGKAWKRQMPFRGDDGIFEEDFIEDRRKGLEVFVNKIAGHPLAQNERCLHMFLQEPVIDKNYVPGKIRNT from the exons ATGGCGGACACGACCGTAGATGCAACGCGACGCTTAAATGTGAAAAAACAAACGCTGGACGACGCTTATGCGGCGCCTGCGAATTTCCTTGAAATCGACGTGATTAATCCGATCACACACGGCGTCGGCAAGAAACGATATACCGATTATGAAGTTCGTATGAGG acaaACTTACCGGTCTTTAAAGTAAAGGACTCGACAGTAAGAAGACGATACAGTGATTTTGAATGGCTGAGAAATGAATTGGAAAGAGATAGCAAG ATTGTGGTACCACCTTTACCAGGGAAAGCATGGAAACGTCAAATGCCTTTTCGTGGGGACGACGGAATATTTGAAGAAGATTTTATCGAAGATCGAAGAAAAGGCTTGGAGGTTTTCGTTAACAA AATAGCTGGACATCCTTTGGCACAGAACGAACGGTGTTTGCACATGTTTCTACAGGAACCGGTAATAGATAAGAACTATGTACCTGGAAAGATACGTAATACATAA
- the Snx3 gene encoding sorting nexin-12 isoform X3, with product MADTTVDATRRLNVKKQTLDDAYAAPANFLEIDVINPITHGVGKKRYTDYEVRMRIVVPPLPGKAWKRQMPFRGDDGIFEEDFIEDRRKGLEVFVNKIAGHPLAQNERCLHMFLQEPVIDKNYVPGKIRNT from the exons ATGGCGGACACGACCGTAGATGCAACGCGACGCTTAAATGTGAAAAAACAAACGCTGGACGACGCTTATGCGGCGCCTGCGAATTTCCTTGAAATCGACGTGATTAATCCGATCACACACGGCGTCGGCAAGAAACGATATACCGATTATGAAGTTCGTATGAGG ATTGTGGTACCACCTTTACCAGGGAAAGCATGGAAACGTCAAATGCCTTTTCGTGGGGACGACGGAATATTTGAAGAAGATTTTATCGAAGATCGAAGAAAAGGCTTGGAGGTTTTCGTTAACAA AATAGCTGGACATCCTTTGGCACAGAACGAACGGTGTTTGCACATGTTTCTACAGGAACCGGTAATAGATAAGAACTATGTACCTGGAAAGATACGTAATACATAA